Proteins from a genomic interval of Enterococcus faecium:
- the licT gene encoding BglG family transcription antiterminator LicT has product MLIEKVLNNNVVITRDERDREMIVMGKGLAFKKKVGDPILDSCIDKKFQLTNDGLSQQFQELAQAIPLEYLEISCEIIEYTKEALQVHLNDSVYISLTDHLYTAIERQKMGIFVPNVLLYDIKQLFPKEYAIGKKTVKKISDKYHIKLSEDEAGFIALHLVNAQGIQSQQDNTYLFTTTIQDILNIVRYYYKITFDEDSVHFFRFVTHLRFFLTRVLDGAKSEDGEVSEELFQVIQKKYKDTFGCVEKIADFLTGAFDYQMSTDEKMYLTIHTARLVHENRCK; this is encoded by the coding sequence ATGCTGATTGAGAAAGTACTGAATAACAACGTCGTAATAACAAGGGATGAAAGAGATCGGGAAATGATTGTGATGGGAAAAGGATTGGCATTCAAAAAGAAGGTGGGTGACCCGATTCTTGACTCATGCATCGACAAAAAATTTCAGTTGACAAATGACGGACTTTCACAACAGTTCCAAGAATTGGCACAAGCGATTCCTCTTGAGTACTTAGAAATTTCTTGTGAAATCATTGAATATACAAAAGAGGCTCTGCAAGTCCATTTAAATGATTCTGTGTATATTTCATTGACGGATCACTTGTATACAGCTATCGAACGTCAAAAAATGGGGATCTTTGTGCCAAATGTATTGCTGTATGATATCAAACAACTGTTTCCTAAAGAGTATGCCATTGGGAAAAAAACAGTGAAGAAAATCTCGGATAAATACCACATCAAGTTATCAGAAGACGAAGCCGGATTTATCGCATTGCATTTAGTCAATGCACAAGGCATTCAAAGCCAGCAAGACAATACCTACCTGTTTACCACAACAATACAGGATATTTTAAATATCGTCCGCTATTACTATAAGATTACATTTGATGAAGATTCAGTCCACTTTTTTCGATTCGTCACACACCTGCGTTTTTTTCTGACACGTGTCCTAGATGGAGCGAAATCAGAAGATGGAGAAGTTTCTGAGGAATTGTTCCAAGTTATTCAAAAAAAATATAAGGATACGTTTGGTTGCGTTGAGAAAATAGCAGACTTTTTAACCGGGGCTTTCGACTACCAGATGTCCACGGATGAAAAAATGTATTTAACGATCCATACTGCGCGTTTAGTGCATGAGAATCGTTGTAAATAA
- a CDS encoding beta-glucoside-specific PTS transporter subunit IIABC, whose amino-acid sequence MGKYQELAENIVKNIGGKENIRSLTHCVTRLRFKLKEENKAKDDVLKKMEGIVTIMKSGGQYQVVIGNHVPDVYAEVLTVAGISDEAEEEVSSSSNLFNRLIDILSGCFQPFLGALAAAGMVKGLNALFLFLKFYTEGSGTYIMLNGIGDAIFYFMPVILGYTAAKKFHLNPMVGLVIGAALCYPTVQGAALQSGFPDGSPAPYSLLGLPAYETFLGIPWVGSSYTSSVVPVIFIIAFAGQVQKIAKKWIPAVVQTFLVSFSVLLIALPAGFLIIGPIVSILTDLLSTGFQALMDFSPAVYGAVLGFLWQVLVIFGLHWSIIPLAIMQLAQNGWSQMLVGVYGASFAQTAVVLAMYFKFKDQKMKALCMPAVISGIFGVTEPAIYGITLPKKKPFIYSMIGGAVSGIYLMASGTISYTMGGLGIFGVVNYITETDASGMFQAFIGIAIASVIGFSLTFFFWKDEAGETDAIQKKSGKEIVKTPIQGQIAPLNAAKDAAFAQGTLGRGILIYPEKGEVRAPFDGTVMTLFPTKHAIGMVSETGLELLIHVGLDTVQLEGKYFESLVQQGERVKQGDLLLRFDKKKIEKEGYSLETPVIVTNYTDYLDILENQGETVGPDDALITALT is encoded by the coding sequence ATGGGAAAATACCAGGAATTAGCAGAAAACATCGTAAAGAATATCGGAGGAAAAGAAAATATCCGTAGCTTGACACACTGTGTGACGCGACTTCGTTTCAAACTAAAGGAGGAAAATAAAGCAAAGGATGATGTTTTGAAAAAGATGGAAGGGATAGTCACCATCATGAAAAGCGGCGGGCAATATCAAGTTGTAATCGGGAATCATGTGCCAGATGTCTATGCAGAAGTACTGACAGTAGCCGGGATTTCCGATGAAGCAGAAGAAGAGGTTTCTTCAAGTAGTAATCTGTTCAATCGATTAATCGACATATTAAGTGGCTGTTTCCAGCCTTTTTTAGGTGCTTTGGCTGCAGCGGGAATGGTCAAAGGATTAAATGCTTTGTTCTTGTTTCTCAAATTTTATACTGAAGGATCGGGTACGTACATCATGCTGAATGGGATAGGGGATGCAATTTTTTATTTCATGCCAGTGATCTTAGGGTACACAGCAGCGAAAAAATTTCATCTGAATCCGATGGTGGGGCTCGTGATTGGTGCAGCACTTTGTTATCCGACTGTACAAGGAGCAGCACTACAAAGTGGTTTCCCTGATGGCAGTCCTGCGCCTTATAGCTTGCTGGGTCTTCCGGCTTATGAAACATTTTTGGGTATCCCATGGGTGGGCAGCAGTTATACTAGTAGCGTCGTACCTGTTATCTTCATTATCGCATTTGCCGGACAAGTCCAAAAAATTGCCAAGAAATGGATTCCTGCAGTCGTCCAGACCTTTTTGGTTTCTTTTTCTGTGTTATTAATCGCACTTCCTGCTGGCTTTTTGATTATCGGTCCGATTGTCAGTATACTGACAGATCTATTAAGCACGGGATTCCAAGCATTGATGGACTTTTCTCCAGCTGTGTATGGTGCAGTTCTAGGGTTTCTTTGGCAAGTACTGGTGATTTTCGGACTTCATTGGAGTATTATCCCTCTTGCGATTATGCAGCTAGCGCAAAATGGGTGGAGTCAGATGTTAGTAGGCGTTTATGGCGCGAGTTTTGCACAGACAGCAGTGGTATTGGCGATGTATTTCAAGTTCAAGGATCAAAAAATGAAGGCGCTTTGCATGCCAGCTGTGATTTCAGGAATCTTCGGCGTAACAGAACCGGCTATTTATGGAATCACCTTACCGAAGAAGAAGCCATTTATTTACTCGATGATTGGTGGTGCTGTTTCAGGAATCTATTTGATGGCATCTGGAACAATCAGCTACACAATGGGCGGATTAGGGATTTTTGGGGTGGTAAACTACATCACGGAAACAGACGCCAGTGGTATGTTTCAAGCGTTTATCGGCATTGCTATTGCTTCGGTAATCGGGTTTTCGCTGACTTTTTTCTTTTGGAAGGATGAAGCAGGTGAAACAGATGCTATACAGAAAAAATCAGGTAAAGAAATTGTAAAAACACCGATACAAGGACAAATCGCTCCACTAAATGCAGCGAAGGATGCAGCTTTTGCACAAGGAACACTAGGTCGAGGAATCTTAATCTACCCTGAAAAAGGAGAAGTACGTGCCCCTTTTGACGGAACAGTTATGACCCTGTTCCCGACGAAACATGCAATCGGAATGGTTTCTGAAACAGGGCTGGAATTGCTGATTCATGTCGGATTGGATACTGTGCAGTTGGAAGGGAAATATTTTGAAAGCTTAGTGCAGCAAGGAGAAAGAGTGAAACAAGGCGACCTGTTGCTACGCTTCGACAAAAAGAAAATCGAAAAGGAAGGATACAGTTTAGAAACACCTGTGATCGTCACCAATTACACGGATTATTTGGATATTTTGGAAAACCAAGGGGAGACGGTCGGGCCAGACGATGCACTTATCACCGCACTGACCTGA
- a CDS encoding MurR/RpiR family transcriptional regulator has protein sequence MLLREKIKEISFSPSENEVIQFLLSDSPALGEMTIQEIAERCYVHPSTLIRVAKKMGFDGWVSFRNAFLAETAYLEGNFQDVDANLPFSTTDGIMTIANKMASLEQMTIQDTLSLIHHDQLQKAKYLLLQAKKIVIFASNSNTLISQDFMLKMKRIKMDVTIVTTFGESFYEAYNCTSDMCGILISYTGENKVILRTAEILKQNHVPILALTSIGDSTLSAMSTAALRLTTRERLYSKIGNFTINTSICYLLDVLYSCVFAENYQQNLVHLISVGQKFDKRPISSAIMKEPFNFENKEVE, from the coding sequence ATGTTATTACGTGAAAAAATCAAAGAAATCTCCTTTTCTCCTTCAGAAAATGAAGTGATCCAGTTTCTCTTAAGCGATTCTCCAGCACTTGGCGAAATGACCATCCAAGAGATCGCTGAGCGATGTTATGTCCACCCGTCCACACTCATCCGTGTAGCAAAAAAAATGGGGTTTGATGGCTGGGTCAGTTTTCGTAATGCTTTTTTAGCTGAAACAGCCTATCTTGAAGGGAATTTTCAAGACGTAGATGCGAATCTTCCTTTTTCCACCACAGACGGTATTATGACGATCGCAAATAAAATGGCTTCTTTAGAACAGATGACGATTCAAGATACACTTTCTCTCATTCATCATGACCAACTGCAAAAAGCTAAGTATTTACTGCTCCAGGCAAAAAAAATCGTGATCTTCGCCAGTAACTCGAATACTTTGATTTCTCAAGATTTCATGCTGAAAATGAAGCGCATCAAAATGGATGTCACAATTGTCACCACTTTTGGTGAATCATTCTATGAAGCGTACAATTGCACGAGCGATATGTGCGGGATCCTGATTTCTTATACGGGTGAAAATAAAGTGATTCTTCGTACCGCAGAAATATTGAAACAAAATCATGTTCCAATTTTAGCTTTGACCAGTATCGGTGATTCAACGCTATCTGCAATGAGTACAGCCGCTTTGCGACTTACGACACGCGAGCGACTGTATTCAAAAATTGGTAATTTTACGATCAATACATCAATTTGTTATCTTCTAGACGTGTTATATAGTTGTGTTTTTGCAGAAAATTATCAACAGAATTTAGTCCATCTAATTTCTGTCGGTCAAAAATTCGATAAACGCCCTATCAGCTCAGCCATCATGAAAGAGCCTTTCAATTTTGAAAATAAAGAAGTGGAATAA
- a CDS encoding 6-phospho-beta-glucosidase: protein MAKGIKIATIGGGSSYTPELMEGFIKRYEELPIREIWLVDVEEGKEKLEIVSQMSQRMWDASPYEVKIYATLDREEALKDADFVTTQFRVGQLDARIKDERIPSYYGMIGQETNGAGGIFKAFRTVPVVLAIVEDMKRLCPNAWLINFANPSGMVTEAVIRYGKWDKVIGLCNVPVMAMMTEPAMLGKKKEELIYKFAGLNHFHWHKVADNKGNDRTAELIDRLYDEDNGLPKNIFDIPFFKEQLKQMNMIPCGYHRYYYREEEMLEHALEEYQTIGTRAQQVKETEAELFELYKDPELDHKPEQLQKRGGAYYSDAACETITSIYGNKETQIVVSTKNDGAVPDLSADCVVEVTAYVGAQGARNVAFGSLPAAERGWLQVMKNMELLTIEAAVTGDYGTALQAFTINPLIRSGKTAKRIMDELFIAHQQYLPQFKETIGRLKEEGIEVQDELARELSSNTHIMEEV from the coding sequence ATGGCAAAAGGAATCAAAATCGCTACGATTGGTGGAGGCAGCAGTTACACCCCCGAGTTGATGGAAGGATTTATCAAAAGATATGAGGAATTACCGATACGAGAAATCTGGCTCGTAGATGTAGAAGAAGGAAAAGAAAAGCTTGAGATCGTTAGTCAGATGTCTCAGCGTATGTGGGATGCTTCTCCGTATGAAGTCAAGATCTATGCAACTCTGGATCGGGAAGAAGCATTGAAAGATGCGGATTTTGTTACGACTCAGTTTCGTGTCGGTCAATTAGATGCACGAATCAAAGACGAGCGGATCCCTAGTTATTACGGGATGATCGGACAAGAAACAAATGGTGCTGGCGGGATATTCAAAGCTTTTCGTACCGTGCCAGTGGTCTTGGCAATCGTTGAAGACATGAAGCGTTTATGTCCAAATGCTTGGCTGATCAATTTCGCGAACCCAAGTGGGATGGTGACAGAAGCAGTTATCAGATATGGCAAATGGGATAAAGTGATTGGATTATGCAATGTGCCAGTAATGGCGATGATGACAGAACCAGCAATGCTTGGCAAGAAAAAAGAAGAGCTGATCTACAAGTTTGCCGGTCTAAATCATTTCCATTGGCACAAAGTAGCAGATAATAAAGGAAATGACCGCACGGCAGAATTGATTGATCGTTTATACGATGAAGACAATGGATTGCCGAAAAATATCTTTGATATCCCGTTTTTCAAAGAACAATTAAAACAAATGAACATGATCCCTTGTGGCTACCACCGCTATTACTATCGTGAAGAAGAAATGCTGGAACATGCTTTAGAAGAATATCAAACGATTGGTACAAGAGCGCAGCAAGTGAAAGAAACAGAAGCAGAGCTGTTTGAATTATACAAAGATCCAGAATTAGACCATAAACCTGAACAATTGCAAAAACGAGGTGGCGCTTATTATTCAGACGCTGCCTGTGAAACGATTACTTCAATCTATGGAAATAAAGAAACACAGATCGTTGTATCTACAAAGAATGATGGAGCTGTTCCTGACCTGTCGGCAGATTGTGTTGTAGAAGTCACTGCCTATGTTGGCGCACAAGGAGCGAGAAATGTAGCGTTTGGTTCTCTTCCTGCTGCTGAAAGAGGCTGGTTGCAGGTAATGAAGAATATGGAATTGCTGACGATCGAAGCAGCTGTGACTGGTGATTATGGGACAGCCTTACAGGCGTTTACGATCAATCCACTTATACGATCAGGAAAGACAGCAAAACGGATCATGGATGAGTTGTTTATTGCACACCAGCAGTATTTACCGCAATTCAAGGAAACAATCGGCCGATTAAAAGAAGAAGGAATCGAAGTTCAAGATGAACTGGCAAGAGAATTATCAAGTAATACACATATAATGGAGGAAGTATAA
- a CDS encoding 6-phospho-beta-glucosidase produces MGFRKDFLWGGATAANQCEGGYDEGGRGLANVDVVPIGKDRFPVITGKKKMFEFDEDHFYPAKIAIDMYHRYKEDIALFAEMGFKTYRMSIAWSRIFPMGDEKEPNEAGLKFYEDVFKECQKHGIEPLVTITHFDCPMHLIKEYGAWRSRELVGFYENLCRVIFNRYKGLVKYWLTFNEINMILHAPFMGAGLYFEKGENEEQIKYQAAHHELVASAIATKIAHEVDPENKVGCMLAAGAYYPYTCNPEDVWASRKSDRENYFFIDVQSRGEYPAYALKEMERNGIHIEMEPGDAALLKEHTVDFISFSYYSSRVSTTDNELLEQTAGNIFASVKNPYLQASEWGWQIDPLGLRITMNDIYDRYQKPLFIVENGLGAVDTPDENGYVEDDYRIDYLAAHIQAMKDAVELDGVDLLGYTTWGCIDLVSAGTGEMKKRYGFIYVDRDNQGNGTLARSKKKSFNWYKKVIDSNGENLSND; encoded by the coding sequence ATGGGATTCAGAAAAGATTTTTTATGGGGCGGTGCTACAGCAGCCAATCAATGTGAGGGCGGTTATGATGAAGGTGGACGCGGACTAGCAAACGTAGATGTTGTGCCAATCGGAAAAGACCGTTTTCCTGTTATCACCGGAAAGAAAAAAATGTTTGAATTTGATGAGGACCATTTTTATCCAGCAAAAATTGCAATCGATATGTATCATCGTTATAAAGAAGATATTGCTTTGTTTGCAGAAATGGGGTTCAAGACTTATCGAATGTCCATCGCCTGGAGTCGTATTTTTCCAATGGGGGATGAGAAAGAGCCGAATGAAGCTGGCTTGAAATTTTATGAGGATGTCTTTAAAGAATGCCAAAAGCACGGAATTGAGCCACTTGTGACGATTACGCATTTTGATTGTCCAATGCATTTGATCAAAGAATATGGTGCGTGGCGTTCCAGAGAACTCGTTGGTTTTTATGAAAATCTGTGTCGAGTCATCTTCAATCGCTATAAAGGACTTGTCAAATATTGGCTGACATTCAATGAGATCAATATGATCCTTCATGCACCATTCATGGGCGCAGGGCTGTATTTTGAAAAAGGAGAAAATGAAGAACAAATCAAATATCAAGCGGCACATCATGAGTTGGTTGCAAGTGCCATCGCAACGAAGATTGCTCATGAAGTAGATCCGGAGAACAAAGTAGGCTGTATGCTGGCAGCAGGAGCATATTATCCATACACTTGCAATCCTGAAGATGTTTGGGCTTCTAGAAAATCAGATCGAGAAAATTATTTCTTCATTGATGTTCAGTCACGAGGAGAATACCCAGCTTATGCATTGAAAGAAATGGAACGAAATGGCATTCATATCGAAATGGAACCAGGGGATGCCGCATTGCTGAAAGAACATACTGTTGATTTTATCTCCTTTTCTTATTATTCTTCCCGAGTTTCGACTACCGACAACGAACTCTTGGAACAGACTGCAGGAAATATCTTTGCTTCTGTCAAAAATCCATATCTGCAAGCAAGTGAATGGGGGTGGCAAATTGATCCATTAGGCTTGAGAATAACGATGAATGATATTTATGATCGTTATCAAAAACCATTATTTATTGTAGAAAACGGCTTAGGTGCAGTCGATACGCCAGATGAAAATGGTTATGTGGAAGATGATTACCGAATCGATTACCTGGCAGCGCATATCCAGGCGATGAAGGATGCAGTAGAACTAGACGGAGTCGATCTATTAGGCTATACGACTTGGGGATGTATTGATTTAGTATCAGCTGGTACCGGTGAGATGAAGAAAAGGTACGGATTCATTTATGTCGATCGTGATAACCAAGGAAATGGCACATTAGCCCGTTCAAAGAAAAAATCATTCAACTGGTATAAAAAAGTAATTGATTCAAATGGAGAAAATCTTTCGAACGATTGA
- the trxB gene encoding thioredoxin-disulfide reductase, whose translation MYDVIVIGAGPAGMTAALYASRSNLSVLMIEQGAPGGQMNNTAEIENYPGFDSIMGPDLAYKMYESVSRFGTENAYGIVQDIKDHGSHKEAICEDKSYEGKTVIIATGCIHRKLGVPGEEEFAGRGVSYCAVCDGAFFRNKRLVVIGGGDSAVEEAIYLTQFASEVVIVHRRDELRAQKIIQDRAFANEKISFMWDTVVDEIVGNEMVVTGVKARNVKTGNEFDLAADGVFIYVGLDPLTAPFREAGLTNEAGWIPTDNEMKTNMPGVFAIGDVREKDLRQITTAVGDGGIAGQQVYKYLESLEETTA comes from the coding sequence ATGTATGATGTAATCGTTATTGGCGCAGGTCCTGCTGGGATGACTGCTGCTTTATATGCTTCACGTTCAAACTTATCCGTATTGATGATCGAACAAGGTGCCCCTGGCGGCCAAATGAACAATACGGCAGAAATCGAAAATTATCCTGGATTCGATTCGATCATGGGCCCCGATCTAGCTTATAAGATGTATGAAAGTGTCTCAAGATTTGGGACAGAAAATGCTTATGGAATCGTTCAAGATATCAAGGATCACGGCAGCCATAAAGAAGCCATCTGTGAAGATAAAAGTTACGAAGGAAAAACAGTCATTATCGCAACAGGCTGTATCCACCGTAAATTAGGCGTACCTGGCGAGGAAGAATTTGCTGGACGAGGCGTTTCTTACTGTGCAGTCTGCGATGGTGCGTTTTTCCGTAACAAACGTCTAGTAGTCATCGGGGGTGGGGACTCAGCAGTAGAAGAAGCCATCTATTTGACACAATTTGCTTCTGAAGTAGTGATCGTCCACCGTAGAGATGAATTACGTGCACAAAAGATCATCCAAGACCGTGCATTTGCAAATGAAAAAATTTCCTTTATGTGGGATACAGTCGTTGACGAAATCGTTGGAAACGAAATGGTAGTGACAGGTGTGAAAGCACGTAATGTCAAAACCGGCAATGAATTTGATTTAGCAGCAGACGGAGTATTCATCTATGTTGGACTGGATCCATTAACTGCACCTTTTAGAGAAGCAGGTTTGACGAACGAAGCTGGCTGGATTCCAACAGACAACGAAATGAAAACGAATATGCCAGGCGTTTTTGCCATCGGAGATGTTCGTGAAAAAGATTTGCGACAAATCACTACAGCTGTTGGTGACGGCGGTATTGCTGGACAACAAGTGTATAAATACTTGGAGTCTTTAGAAGAAACAACAGCATAA